In Ferroplasma sp., a single window of DNA contains:
- a CDS encoding CBS domain-containing protein, producing the protein MVLYAEDIMRKDCQIVEGDMNALEGSNIMAEKQQGFLIIGSGKIPEGIVTEWDFINKIVSKNQNPEKIPLREIMTTPLTSVPSDTPMEKVANLMAKKGIRRLLVIDEGKLSGIITSRDILKFFSDYVSDMVEIASKFGIR; encoded by the coding sequence ATGGTGCTTTATGCTGAAGATATAATGAGAAAGGACTGCCAGATCGTTGAAGGAGACATGAACGCGCTGGAAGGTTCAAATATAATGGCAGAGAAACAGCAGGGTTTCCTTATAATAGGTTCAGGCAAGATTCCCGAGGGAATAGTTACTGAATGGGATTTTATAAATAAAATCGTATCCAAGAACCAGAATCCGGAAAAAATACCCTTAAGGGAGATCATGACAACACCATTGACATCAGTACCCTCTGATACACCCATGGAGAAGGTTGCCAACCTCATGGCAAAGAAAGGAATAAGGCGTCTGCTTGTAATAGACGAGGGTAAGCTATCCGGAATAATCACATCCAGGGACATACTGAAATTCTTCAGCGATTATGTATCTGACATGGTGGAAATAGCATCAAAGTTCGGAATAAGATAA
- a CDS encoding glycine zipper domain-containing protein: MVKNTYKIIGTLAGTLIGTAVGNKYGMVAGAVVGFAVGHILDGIMEG; this comes from the coding sequence ATGGTAAAGAATACTTATAAAATAATAGGCACCCTGGCTGGGACCCTGATCGGCACAGCAGTTGGAAACAAATATGGTATGGTGGCCGGGGCAGTAGTAGGATTTGCTGTCGGTCATATACTCGATGGTATAATGGAAGGATAA
- a CDS encoding M20 family metallo-hydrolase, translating to MSGEGFLEMFHRLTSVGWDENNGVNRLALNEYDIRARRNLEDEMKRVGAEVSYDDAGLIFGSLGSGENTAIGSHMDSVPNGGRFDGFYGVMSAMQILKDGMASGKKITAIDFTNEEGARFQPSLLGSGMSTGVFTREFTYSRTDSNGVTFGDALEKSGYMGSIENRVKKQDISRYLELHIEQGPVLELEGYQIGIPRGIVTMAVDSVVFTGESNQAGPTPMNVRKDALVAASRFNTAVRDLAAKSGKELVMTVGKLNNYPNAYNVIPGRVELNLDTRSPEKSIAEEYSSMAGEIARKISVEEGVSLKYERSWITETTIFDEDMKKEIEKSCRDLNLKYKYLYSWPGHDAQYMNRVVPTAMIFIPSHNGRSHTREEYSSDQDLLNGYSVLKKTVEKL from the coding sequence ATGTCAGGTGAAGGTTTTCTTGAAATGTTCCACAGATTGACATCTGTTGGATGGGACGAGAATAATGGTGTTAACAGGCTTGCTTTGAATGAATACGACATAAGGGCCAGGAGGAACCTTGAGGATGAAATGAAAAGGGTTGGCGCTGAGGTATCATATGACGATGCGGGATTAATATTCGGTTCACTGGGTTCAGGCGAGAATACGGCAATAGGGTCGCATATGGACTCAGTGCCCAATGGCGGAAGGTTTGATGGCTTCTACGGTGTGATGTCTGCAATGCAGATACTGAAGGATGGAATGGCCTCCGGAAAAAAGATAACAGCAATTGACTTTACCAACGAGGAGGGTGCAAGGTTCCAGCCTTCACTTCTTGGATCAGGAATGTCCACCGGTGTCTTTACAAGGGAGTTTACGTACTCCAGGACAGACAGCAATGGGGTAACATTCGGGGATGCACTGGAGAAATCCGGCTATATGGGTTCCATTGAGAATCGGGTAAAGAAGCAGGACATATCCAGATACCTTGAATTGCATATAGAGCAGGGGCCCGTGCTGGAGCTTGAGGGGTACCAGATAGGCATACCCAGGGGAATAGTAACCATGGCTGTGGACAGTGTGGTATTTACTGGAGAATCAAACCAGGCAGGGCCAACGCCCATGAATGTAAGGAAGGATGCACTGGTTGCAGCATCAAGGTTCAACACCGCTGTAAGGGACCTTGCCGCTAAATCAGGAAAGGAACTGGTAATGACAGTTGGAAAGCTGAATAACTATCCAAATGCATACAACGTTATACCGGGCAGGGTTGAACTGAACCTTGACACAAGGAGCCCCGAGAAATCTATTGCTGAGGAATACTCATCCATGGCGGGTGAAATAGCCAGGAAGATATCTGTAGAGGAGGGAGTATCCCTTAAATATGAAAGAAGCTGGATTACTGAAACAACAATATTTGACGAGGATATGAAAAAGGAAATAGAGAAATCATGCAGGGACCTGAACCTGAAGTACAAATATCTTTACAGCTGGCCGGGGCATGATGCACAGTATATGAACCGTGTTGTCCCGACTGCAATGATATTCATTCCCTCACATAATGGCAGAAGCCATACAAGGGAGGAGTACTCATCAGACCAGGACCTTTTGAATGGCTATAGTGTGCTGAAAAAAACTGTAGAAAAACTATGA
- a CDS encoding thiamine pyrophosphate-binding protein, whose translation MIGYEIFNKTLKNMELYPVFGNPGTTEIPMLEDIESDNYILTLHDSISVGMADGRAQLTRKPSMVNLHSILGIGNSMAFIYSAYVHKIPMIITAGEQDNRHIFYDPLLSGNINDMISKYTKYSFEIRSANDIERAVRRAYISSITPPFSLSFLGFPMDTLEENAEFRNLTRPEVNSDIVDDRAVREICNEINNSGNPAMILGYEADLYGGIWHAKEFSRKLGIPVFAEPFASRGPYDSSDPYYAGDLPPVAERINKSLSAYDLIIMVGGDINLYPYSHSDLLSGRRIIKIGLDISGKIGDSYFMNPATFLRESLKYLHERKGEKIPVRPEVNKNSQIQRVMLKIHENFPGYTIADESISASPFLRQIVGYNQDSYFIGKSGQIGWALPAAAGMATVNPKVLCVIGDGAFMYTSQTLWTIRNYNLPVKLIILDNHGYGILRKFQEVNYENTGKYLTFSIELKKVVDSFGIDVRKNDENMRDIEWLRSHDGPAALIIRVDKPYGYNLFKK comes from the coding sequence ATGATTGGTTATGAAATATTCAATAAAACGTTAAAAAACATGGAACTGTACCCTGTATTTGGAAACCCTGGGACCACCGAGATTCCCATGCTGGAGGACATAGAATCTGATAATTATATTTTAACACTGCATGATTCCATATCTGTGGGCATGGCAGATGGCAGGGCACAGCTTACAAGAAAACCTTCCATGGTAAATTTGCACAGTATCCTGGGAATAGGTAATTCCATGGCCTTTATCTACTCAGCCTATGTGCATAAAATACCCATGATCATTACAGCCGGGGAGCAGGATAACAGGCATATATTTTATGACCCACTGCTCTCAGGAAACATAAATGACATGATTTCCAAGTATACAAAATATAGCTTTGAGATCAGGTCGGCAAATGACATAGAAAGGGCAGTGAGAAGGGCATACATAAGCTCCATTACCCCGCCGTTTTCCCTTTCATTTCTGGGATTCCCCATGGACACACTTGAGGAGAATGCAGAGTTCAGGAACCTTACCAGACCGGAGGTCAACAGTGATATTGTGGATGACAGGGCCGTAAGGGAGATTTGCAATGAAATCAACAATTCTGGGAATCCAGCCATGATACTGGGGTATGAAGCCGATCTTTACGGTGGAATATGGCATGCTAAGGAATTTTCCAGGAAACTAGGTATTCCGGTATTTGCTGAGCCATTTGCCAGTAGAGGCCCCTACGATTCGTCCGATCCATATTATGCTGGAGACCTTCCACCTGTGGCAGAAAGGATCAATAAAAGCCTTTCAGCTTACGATCTTATAATAATGGTTGGCGGTGATATTAACTTGTACCCATATTCACATAGTGACCTGCTATCCGGCAGGCGCATTATAAAAATTGGTCTGGATATTTCAGGTAAAATCGGGGATTCCTATTTCATGAATCCGGCCACATTTCTCAGGGAATCATTAAAATATTTACATGAGAGAAAAGGAGAAAAAATACCTGTTAGGCCAGAGGTAAACAAAAACTCCCAGATCCAGAGGGTTATGTTAAAAATACATGAAAATTTTCCTGGATACACCATTGCAGATGAATCGATTTCAGCATCGCCCTTCCTGAGGCAGATAGTAGGATACAACCAGGATTCCTACTTTATAGGAAAATCTGGGCAGATAGGATGGGCATTGCCTGCCGCAGCAGGCATGGCAACCGTAAATCCTAAAGTTCTGTGTGTTATTGGCGACGGGGCTTTTATGTACACATCACAGACCCTCTGGACCATAAGGAACTACAACTTGCCGGTCAAATTGATAATACTGGACAACCATGGATATGGCATACTCAGGAAATTTCAGGAGGTCAATTATGAGAACACGGGTAAATACCTTACATTTTCAATTGAACTGAAAAAGGTGGTGGATTCATTTGGCATTGATGTAAGGAAAAATGATGAAAATATGAGGGATATAGAATGGCTCAGGTCACATGATGGTCCTGCTGCCCTAATAATTAGGGTGGATAAGCCATATGGTTACAATTTATTCAAAAAATGA
- a CDS encoding glycosyltransferase family 4 protein gives MKLAIIGSMNLEFAGGGEENAKDIADLFTRQGYDVTLFGSGIPRGYEGKIKKYNFNYVPSAFPFDIMASDTMLKVSKILSIGLIGIYTSRKIYDEVKDFDVYYFISPTIMFRTVGYRLIREGKTVILGNHGTFFEVLDTFGALSRAYSRILTKLIFHKFLKNGVKFFVHTQNKFQSQYYRKIKCSPEYIREIPYNNVKFSNYGCFNNDEFSVVYLGRLVESKGVDMLLALERMSNINLHIIGKGPYMDKLIQMKNENTVIHGYVPSEEKVRLLAGSDVMIVPSVNESLSISAIEGLASGLYLIVSATSMGPRYIVRQDNIFGIAVSRTPRAFLREIERIRAIKERDKTDYYKEKMLRRDIAAKMFDAGIVDRQLIELFKDAISTTKNN, from the coding sequence TTGAAACTGGCAATCATAGGATCAATGAATCTGGAATTCGCTGGAGGGGGAGAGGAAAATGCAAAGGACATTGCGGATCTATTTACCCGCCAGGGATATGATGTCACCCTCTTCGGATCCGGAATTCCAAGAGGATATGAGGGAAAAATAAAAAAATATAATTTTAACTACGTCCCCAGCGCCTTTCCCTTTGATATTATGGCATCGGACACTATGCTGAAAGTTTCTAAAATACTATCTATAGGTTTGATAGGAATTTACACCTCAAGGAAGATATACGATGAGGTAAAGGATTTTGATGTGTACTATTTTATTTCACCAACAATAATGTTCCGGACAGTGGGCTACAGGCTGATCAGGGAAGGAAAAACCGTGATACTTGGAAACCATGGAACATTCTTTGAGGTTCTGGATACCTTTGGCGCCCTTTCCCGTGCATACTCCAGAATACTGACAAAGCTTATATTCCATAAATTCCTGAAAAATGGAGTAAAATTTTTTGTCCATACCCAGAATAAGTTCCAGTCCCAGTATTACAGGAAAATAAAATGCAGTCCTGAATATATCAGGGAGATACCCTATAACAATGTAAAATTTAGCAACTATGGCTGCTTCAACAATGATGAGTTTTCGGTGGTTTACCTGGGGAGGCTTGTGGAAAGCAAGGGAGTGGATATGCTGCTTGCACTGGAGAGGATGTCTAATATAAACCTCCACATAATAGGAAAGGGGCCTTACATGGATAAATTGATCCAGATGAAAAATGAAAATACTGTGATTCACGGGTATGTACCCTCAGAGGAGAAGGTCAGGCTTCTGGCTGGAAGTGATGTCATGATTGTGCCATCAGTAAACGAGTCACTCTCCATATCTGCTATAGAGGGGCTGGCGTCAGGGCTTTATCTTATAGTATCAGCAACATCCATGGGTCCAAGGTACATAGTGAGGCAGGACAATATATTCGGCATTGCTGTTTCAAGAACCCCCCGGGCATTCCTGAGGGAAATAGAGCGAATAAGGGCAATAAAGGAGAGGGATAAAACTGATTATTATAAGGAAAAGATGCTGAGGAGAGATATAGCTGCAAAAATGTTTGACGCCGGCATAGTGGACAGGCAGTTAATAGAACTGTTTAAGGATGCCATATCAACAACAAAAAATAATTAA
- a CDS encoding aldo/keto reductase — protein MEYVNLGYTDLKVSRLCLGGMSFGSAAWMADRENSLKIIKKAIDYGINFIDTANIYSAGESEKIIGEAITGYRNELVISTKGGGKINDFTQGFSRTVLANELKNSIKNLRTDYVDIYFLHTIFDSVDFTDTAKTLSDFVSSGRIGYVGLSNFAGYQLAEFYTILSLKENIRPVIVQNHYNAVYREDERDTIAFCNRHHIAYSPFSPLAAGFLSGKYRRGENIETTRTRTYPVMKSRYFSDADFNVLESMEELAREKGVKVSQLALAYILHKGFIPVIGATKPEYLDDDIESLKIRLTNSDIMRIEEKYIPHKIVKGTAGY, from the coding sequence ATGGAGTATGTGAATTTAGGTTATACTGATCTTAAGGTTTCCAGGCTATGCCTCGGTGGAATGTCATTTGGAAGTGCAGCATGGATGGCCGACCGGGAGAATTCCCTCAAAATTATAAAGAAGGCAATTGATTACGGCATTAATTTTATTGACACAGCCAATATATATTCCGCAGGGGAATCAGAGAAAATTATCGGGGAGGCCATAACAGGATACCGCAATGAACTGGTTATAAGCACCAAGGGTGGCGGAAAAATCAATGATTTCACCCAGGGCTTCAGCAGAACTGTACTGGCAAACGAGCTGAAAAATAGCATTAAAAATCTCAGGACTGATTATGTTGACATATATTTCCTGCACACAATTTTTGATTCTGTTGATTTCACAGACACAGCAAAAACACTGTCAGATTTTGTATCCTCCGGCAGGATTGGGTATGTTGGGCTGAGCAACTTTGCAGGATACCAGCTTGCAGAATTTTATACAATACTGTCCCTGAAGGAAAATATAAGGCCTGTTATAGTTCAAAATCATTACAATGCTGTATACAGGGAGGATGAGAGGGATACCATAGCCTTCTGCAACAGGCATCATATAGCCTATTCTCCATTTTCCCCTCTGGCAGCAGGTTTCCTGTCAGGGAAATACAGGCGTGGTGAGAATATTGAAACTACCAGAACCAGGACATATCCTGTAATGAAATCAAGGTATTTCAGCGATGCTGATTTCAATGTCCTGGAATCCATGGAGGAACTTGCCCGGGAAAAGGGAGTTAAAGTATCCCAGCTTGCCCTGGCATACATACTTCATAAGGGATTTATCCCTGTAATTGGCGCCACAAAGCCGGAGTATCTGGATGACGACATTGAATCACTGAAAATAAGGCTGACCAACAGCGATATAATGAGAATAGAGGAAAAATACATACCGCATAAAATTGTTAAGGGCACCGCTGGATATTAA
- a CDS encoding amidohydrolase has translation MKAIKASILYDGIGVQKNVYVCFTGDRIAEISGSKPDCEIIGEGIVTPAFIDPHSHIGLDRAGEPGSESEANDRLDSMIPLGRAIDGVYMDDHAFTESVENNVLYSVVLPGSGNIIGGMGSLIRNFFKNRKDAFVRDIGVKMALGYNPRSTTEWKGTRPTTRMGVAAIIRENFILAQKSLNLMEKGKKTIDEIDPKTEFLTKLIKGEYRIMCHLHKEDDALFLMSLVDQFGIKPIINHGMDFHSKEIFQEIRKRDLSLVYGPLDSHPYKVELKHESWRNVEYVQKSGVRFALISDHPVILQRNLFLTTRHFMRFGATKEQCISYVSSRPAQILGLDDLGTVENGKLASFSVWNKDPFEMGAYPTMVFGEGNLVHQE, from the coding sequence ATGAAAGCTATAAAGGCCAGTATACTTTACGATGGAATTGGGGTGCAGAAGAACGTTTACGTATGCTTTACTGGAGATAGAATAGCCGAGATAAGCGGCAGTAAACCGGATTGCGAAATTATTGGTGAGGGCATAGTTACACCGGCATTTATAGACCCACATAGCCATATAGGCCTTGACAGGGCAGGTGAACCGGGGTCAGAGAGTGAGGCTAATGACAGGCTGGATTCCATGATACCCCTTGGCAGGGCAATTGATGGAGTTTATATGGATGATCATGCATTTACAGAATCTGTAGAAAATAACGTACTCTATTCTGTTGTTCTCCCTGGGAGTGGAAACATTATTGGTGGCATGGGGTCCCTTATCAGGAATTTCTTTAAAAATAGAAAGGATGCTTTTGTGAGGGATATCGGGGTTAAAATGGCCCTGGGGTACAATCCCAGAAGCACCACAGAATGGAAGGGCACAAGGCCAACCACAAGAATGGGTGTTGCCGCGATAATAAGGGAAAACTTCATTCTGGCGCAGAAATCTCTAAACCTTATGGAGAAAGGAAAGAAGACTATAGATGAAATTGATCCAAAAACAGAGTTCCTGACTAAACTTATAAAGGGAGAATACAGGATAATGTGCCATCTGCATAAGGAGGATGATGCACTTTTCCTTATGTCACTTGTGGACCAGTTTGGAATAAAACCAATAATAAACCACGGAATGGATTTTCATAGCAAGGAAATCTTCCAGGAAATCAGGAAAAGAGACCTATCACTGGTATACGGTCCCCTGGATTCGCATCCATATAAGGTGGAGCTGAAACACGAATCATGGAGGAATGTGGAATATGTCCAGAAATCAGGAGTCAGGTTTGCATTGATTTCCGACCATCCAGTTATACTCCAGAGAAACCTCTTCCTGACAACCCGCCATTTCATGAGGTTCGGTGCCACTAAGGAACAGTGCATTTCATATGTATCATCAAGGCCAGCACAGATACTGGGGCTTGATGATCTGGGCACAGTAGAAAATGGAAAGCTTGCTTCCTTCTCTGTTTGGAATAAGGATCCCTTTGAAATGGGTGCCTACCCAACAATGGTATTCGGTGAGGGTAACCTGGTACACCAGGAATAA
- a CDS encoding CaiB/BaiF CoA-transferase family protein: MGALDGIKVLDLTQAMSGPFATMILGDLGAEIIKVEPPEGDQTRSWAPPYMGGISSYFMSTNRNKKSISIDLKKPDGKEILRRLIKTSDVLVENFRPGVMEKLGFSREEAMKLNGKLIYCSISGFGQTGPMKDLPGYDLVILAISGLLGITGNPGSPPVKFGVPIADITTALFAAISVLAALYSRKDTGRGQYIDLSMLDSNFLVLTHQLTAYLSTGKNPEKLGSAHSSIAPYQAFSTRDGYIVITVGTEKLWEKFCNVLDPSLITVPEFRTNVDRVGHRAMLESKINELLENRTTADIYKTLSEAGIPCAPVNRVSDAVNYDQIKFRKMILNMHTDNGNITIPGTPLKLSDTPGTIRLPPPWLGNKNEEILAGAGYTMEEVQKLYAKNIIFKRMTDNS; encoded by the coding sequence ATGGGTGCACTGGATGGAATAAAAGTACTTGATTTGACGCAGGCAATGTCAGGGCCATTTGCAACAATGATCCTGGGGGACCTTGGTGCTGAAATCATAAAGGTCGAGCCCCCTGAAGGGGACCAGACAAGGTCATGGGCTCCACCGTATATGGGAGGGATATCCTCATATTTCATGAGCACGAACAGGAATAAAAAGAGCATATCCATTGACCTTAAAAAACCTGATGGGAAGGAAATTCTGAGAAGGCTTATAAAAACATCCGATGTCCTGGTTGAAAATTTCAGGCCAGGGGTAATGGAAAAACTTGGGTTCTCACGTGAGGAGGCAATGAAGCTGAACGGTAAATTGATTTACTGCAGCATTTCAGGTTTTGGCCAGACAGGGCCTATGAAAGACCTTCCGGGATACGACCTGGTTATACTCGCCATAAGTGGGCTTCTGGGCATAACTGGAAACCCCGGTTCTCCTCCGGTAAAATTCGGTGTGCCCATAGCGGACATAACCACTGCACTATTTGCAGCCATATCAGTACTGGCCGCGCTATACAGCAGGAAGGATACTGGAAGGGGGCAGTATATTGATTTATCCATGCTTGATTCAAATTTTCTGGTTCTGACACACCAGCTTACAGCATATCTATCCACAGGGAAAAACCCAGAGAAACTGGGATCAGCCCATTCCAGCATAGCTCCTTACCAGGCATTCAGCACCAGAGATGGTTATATTGTTATTACCGTTGGCACAGAAAAGCTCTGGGAAAAATTCTGCAATGTTCTGGACCCATCACTTATTACAGTACCAGAGTTCAGGACTAACGTAGATAGGGTTGGGCACAGGGCAATGCTGGAGTCTAAAATCAATGAACTTCTGGAGAACAGGACAACTGCTGATATCTATAAAACTCTTTCTGAGGCAGGTATACCATGCGCACCGGTCAATAGGGTAAGCGATGCAGTAAACTATGACCAGATAAAATTCAGGAAAATGATTCTTAATATGCATACAGATAATGGAAATATAACTATACCTGGAACACCATTGAAGCTATCAGATACTCCTGGGACTATAAGGTTGCCGCCACCCTGGCTGGGAAATAAAAATGAGGAAATCCTTGCCGGTGCAGGATATACTATGGAAGAAGTACAGAAACTGTATGCAAAAAATATCATATTCAAAAGAATGACTGATAATAGTTAA
- the msrA gene encoding peptide-methionine (S)-S-oxide reductase MsrA: MDEKFIVFGTGCFWCSEAIFKLINGVTDVVPGYAGGHTENPTYRQVCTDKTGHAEVVKVSYNPEVISLNEILDLFMAAHDPTSLNRQGNDIGTQYRSIIFYNTPEEEKTIKDYIAKKQKDYKKPIVTEVKKFEHFYEAEDYHHNYFANNPSNPYCSMVIKPEVNDFIMKHGNVLKTVKH, translated from the coding sequence ATGGATGAAAAATTTATAGTATTCGGAACAGGCTGCTTCTGGTGCAGCGAGGCTATATTCAAATTGATCAACGGTGTCACAGATGTTGTCCCAGGATATGCGGGAGGGCATACAGAAAACCCCACCTATAGGCAGGTATGTACTGATAAAACCGGACATGCAGAGGTGGTAAAAGTTTCATACAATCCTGAAGTAATAAGCCTGAATGAAATTCTTGATTTATTCATGGCAGCACATGACCCTACATCACTGAACAGGCAGGGAAATGACATAGGCACACAGTACCGCTCTATTATATTTTATAATACCCCTGAGGAGGAGAAAACCATAAAGGACTATATTGCAAAGAAACAGAAGGACTACAAAAAGCCTATTGTAACTGAAGTAAAGAAATTTGAACATTTCTATGAGGCAGAGGATTATCATCATAACTACTTTGCAAACAATCCTTCCAACCCTTACTGCTCCATGGTTATAAAACCGGAAGTCAATGATTTTATTATGAAACATGGGAATGTTTTGAAAACCGTAAAACACTAG
- a CDS encoding TA0956 family protein, whose protein sequence is MANCVAYNIRHSLRSTTMCVPLGKLNESLDDLNNYLDNINKFIDKYGQSEGVGKDDANAGIIIVNTGKKIVDISFSQNLGIDKQKVNRIVEELKNKKYNVKAQFPSTPF, encoded by the coding sequence TATAACATAAGGCATAGCCTCAGGTCCACAACCATGTGCGTTCCCCTGGGCAAATTAAACGAAAGCCTTGACGATCTTAATAATTATCTGGACAATATCAATAAGTTCATAGATAAATACGGACAAAGTGAAGGGGTTGGAAAGGATGACGCCAATGCTGGCATAATTATAGTAAATACAGGTAAAAAAATAGTAGATATATCGTTTTCACAGAACCTCGGAATCGATAAACAGAAAGTAAATAGGATAGTCGAGGAGTTAAAAAACAAAAAATATAATGTTAAAGCCCAGTTTCCCTCAACGCCATTCTAG